ACAAGATCGCCGAATACCTCAAGAAGATTGCGCTGTCGCGCAACATCGTGCATCAGGATGCGATGGTGAATGAAGTGCAGACCGACGAGCGTGGACGGGTCGTGGCGCTGACCACGCGAGAGGGTGAGCGCATCGAGCTGGACTTTGTGGTCGATGCGAGCGGCCTGTCGCGCAAGATCATCGGCAAGGTGGTGCCCAGCCAGTGGCATTCATTCAGCGAGCATCTGCTGCTTGATCGTGCGATTCCGTTCTACATGCGGCATCCGGAAAAGAATCCGGGGCTGGTGAGTCGTGCCATTGCGTTGTCGGCGGGCTGGATGTGGCAGATACCGCTGCAGGATCGCGTGGGTGCGGGCTATGTGTACAGCAGCAAGCACATCTCGGATGAGGATGCGGCGGCGGAGATTCAACGCACGCTTGGTTATGACGTGCAGCCGCAGCGCGTGATTCGCTTCGAGCCCGGTTGCTTCGAGCAGGTCTGGGTGGGCAATGTACTGAGCGTGGGGCTGGCCTCGGGCTTTGTGGAGCCGCTGGAGGCCACGTCGATCGGGCAGATGGTCGAGACCGTGCGCAACTTTGTGCGGGTGCTCACCTTGAGCCAGGGCGTGGTGTCGGACAACGCGATCCGCGAGTTCAACGAGTCGAACCACCATTCGTGGCTGGAGGTGCGCGACTTTCTGCGCATGCACTACGACTGCCCGCGCCGCGACACGGCGTTCTGGCGTGATGTGGCGAAAGTGCCCTTGCCCGAGACTTATCGTGCGCTTAAAGAGTGCATGCAACTGCGTGCGCCGCGCTTGCTCGATCTGGAAGGCTACATCCTGCATGGCCGGCGCGGCATCTTCCATGTGATCAACTGGATGTTCGTCGCCACCGGTCTGGGCTTGATTCCGCGCGATGCGGTGAAGACCGAGTTGATGGCGCTGCCGCCCGAAGGCAAGCAGGCAGTGGGGGAGTTTCTTGCGTGGCTCAAGCAGCGGCAGGAGGGGACTGTGATACCCGCGTAAACGGCGTCGCTGAAAAAACAATGGAGCCTTGTTGGCTCCATTTTTGTCTTCAATGATTCAGCCAGACCTTGTGCAGCACGTCGTAGAGAATCGACGCCGAGAAAAAGCACAGCACCAGCGATGCGCCGCGCAGCATCACGCCGGATGAAAACATCGGCAGCTTGCTGCTTCCACTGCGCGCGAGATGGCCGAGCAGGCACCAGCCCAGCGACACGGGAATCATGGTGAGCGCAAATGTGCCCATGGCGGGAAAGTAGGCGGCGGTGTCGACAAACACCTTGGGCGGCATCACGAACGAGGCGAACAGAAATGCCTTGGGATTCAGCAGCGTGGTGATGAACACGTGGCGGCTGGTGATGCTCGATTCGGGCGTGAGACTTTTCTCGAACTTCCAGATCTTGAGCGACAGGTAAGCGATGTAGAACGCCGCACCGAGCTTGAGTGTGGTGGCGATCCAGGCCTGATCGTTGAGCAGCTTGAGCAGCAGAAATCCCCAGCAACTGATGGCCAGCAGATAGGCCACCAGCTCTGCGGCCACCAGCACCACCGAACGCGAAAAACCACGCGCCACGCTCGACGAGAACAGCAGCGTGTTGGTGGGGCCCGGCATCGCAAGAATCAGTGCGGCGACCGATGCGATGTAGAGGAGATCGTGGGTGGTGAACATGGTGGAGCAGCGGATTGTAGGTTAACGACGTGACAGCGCTGCGACGAAAATCAATGGGATTCTCCTTCTGTGCCCCAACCACCGCCCAGCGCCAGAAACAACGCCAGTTGATCGTTCACGATGTTCGCTTGCGAGGCCGCGAGCGCGGTGTCTGCGTTGGCGAGCACTCGCTCTGCGTCGAGCGAATCGAGGTAGCCGGTCTTGCCGTTGACATACAGACGGCGCGTCTCTTCGGCGACCTGTGCGCTTTGTGCGCGGGCGGCTTTCAGGCGCGCGTTGCGGTCGAGTTCGCGGGCGTAGTTGGTGAGGGCGGTTTCGGTTTCGCGCAATGCTGTGAGCACGGTGCCGTCGAACTTGGCGAGCGCGCCTTTGGTGGCGGCTTCGGATTGAGCGATGCGTGCCTGCGCGACGCCGTTGATCGGAATGCTCCACGAAATCAGCGGGCCGAGGCTCCAACTGAAGGTGTCGCCGCGGCCAAAGCCTGTCATGTGGCCAGCGGATGCAGCGGAGAGGCCCAGCGAAATCTTGGGGTAGAGATCGGCCGTGGCCACGCCGATCTGCGCGGTGGCCTGTGCGAGTTGGCGTTCGGCCTGGCGCACATCGGGGCGGCGTTGCAGCAGGGTCTGACCATCGCCGACGGGGATCACGCCTGCAGCGACCTGCGGGGCTGCGTGGCATTGCTGAACGTCGCGCGGGAAATTCTGTGGCTGCTCGCCGGTGAGCGTGGCAAGTTGGAACAGCGCGTTCTGGCGCAGCGCGAGCAGCGGTGGCAGATCGGCCTTCAGTTGCTCGACTTGCGCGCGGGCGCGTTGAGCGTCGATGGTGCCCACCTTGCCCGCTTTCTGCAGTCGCTCGGAGATGCTCGCCGATTGTTGCTGCAGTGCGATGGAGTGCTGCATCACCTCGATGCGCAGGCCCGTCGTGCAGGCTTGTGCCCAGGCGCTGGCGGTGTGCGCGGCCACGTTCACGCGCGTGAGATCGAGGGCGGCCTGTGCCGCATCCGTGCCTGCTTGCGCGGCTTCGATGGCGTGGCGGATCTGGCCGAACAGGTCGAGCTGATACGAGATGCCCGAGCTGGCCGAGTAGCTGAATGCGTTGGGCGGCACGTAGCCCTTTTGCAGCATCGACAGGCCGGAGACGTGGCCGTAGCTCGGGCCACCACCCACGCTCAGGCTGGGGCGTGTGGCACCTGCGACTTCCTGCTCGACGGCCTGCACCTGTTCGAGATGCGCGAGTGCCTGACGCAGATCGGTGTTGTGTTCGAAGGCTTTGGCGATGAGCGCGTCGAGCTGCGGATCGGCATAGAGCTGCCACCAACGATCAGGCAGCGCGGCGTTGGAGACAAGCGCGTGATGCTTGTCAGCGAGTGTCGAATTCTGCGCGCTTGAGAACGGTTGATGAGGCTGGACCTGTTGCGCGATAGCTTCTGCAGGAACGACGTAATCCGGGCCAACAGGTTTGGTGCTGCACGCCGTGAGCGCGGCAATGGCGATGAGCGACAGCGAGGTGGAGAGCAGGTGGCGCATGGTGATCAGCCCTTGGTCTGTTTGGGCGCGGCTGCGATCTTGGCGCTCTCGGCGTTCTTGGTGGCGTTGCCCGTCACTTCCACCGTCACCGTCTGGCCTGCGACGAGCTTCACATCGTCGGGCACGGGGTCGAGCTTCACGCGCACGGGCACGCGCTGCGCGAGTCGCACCCAGTTGAACGTGGGATTCACCGTCGGCAGCAGGTTGGAGCTGGTCGCGCGGTCGCGGTCGGCGATGCCTGCGACGATGCTCTCCACCGTGCCCGCGAGCGGCTTGCCGACGCCCATGGGCGTGACCTTCACGCGGTCGCCCACATGGATGCGCGCGAGCTTGGTTTCCTCGAAATAGCCTTCGACGTAGAACGACGACGAATCGACCAGCGCCATCGCCGGATGGCCCGCCGTGGCGTAGCTGCCCTTGCGCAGATCGAGGTTGGTGACGAAGGCATCGGACGGTGCCACGATGCGCGCGCGTTCGAGATTGAGGCGCGCGGTGTCGAGCGCGACCTGCGCCTGCGCGAGCGCGGCGTTGGCCTGTTCGACCTTGGTACGGGTCTGCTCGCGCACTTCCTGCGAGATCAGATTGTCGAGACTCACATTGCGTGCGTCTTCGCGCTTGGCCTGCGCGAGCGCGATCTTCTGCGATGCGACGGCGGCTTCGGCCTGGCGCAGCGAGAGGGCATAACGCGCCTGATCCACTTCAAACAGCAGCTGTCCGGCGTGCACGCGCTGGTTGTCCTGCACGGCGACGTCGGTGACGAGGCCGGACACGTCGGGTGCGATCTGCACGACGTTGGCACGCACGCGGCCATCGCGCGTCCAGGGCGCGAGTTCGTAGTGATCCCAAAGTTGAAACGCGGCCACGATGGCGGCAGCGCTCACGGCCAGTGTGATGCCGACGGGAATCGTGCGCGCGGCGATGCGCTTGAACAGGTTGGGTTTGGCAGGCGTGGACGGTGCGGAGGGTGTGGTCTTGTCAGTCATGTTGTTCTCGTTTTTCTGATGAGGTGGTATTCAGTTCATTGCAGCAGTGCGCTGAGGCGCGACAGGCCCCAGAGCAGCAGCACGTAGAGCGCGATGTCGAACAGCGCCGGATGCCAGATGCGGCGATAGAGACCTACGGCGGCGAGCAGCCGTTGCACGCCGAGCAGTGCCACCAGCGCGAGCAGCGCCAGCGGCATGAGCCATGGCAGATAGAGGCCGTAGAAAGATGCTTCGCCGATCATGATGTGCTCGCGGATGTGTCCGGTGCCGTGTGCGTTGGCGCGGCGCCAGAAAGGGTCAGGGCCGCAGGTGCGGCCGGAAAGAGATTGCGGCGCAGACCGACGAGTGCGGTCACGGCGGCGCGCCATTGCGGCCTCGATTCGGGGCGCGTGGCGGCGTAGTCGAGCACCTCGTCGATGTGCTGGAGAATGGCTTCGGGCAACTGCGCCTGCGCAAGTCCTGCACTGCGTTTTTCGAAGAACTGACCGATGTCCGAGAGCACGCCCGCGATGTGTGGCGACTCCATCGGAATGTTCTGGCGTTGCAGCGATGCGAGGTCGGCACCGACGCGCAGATCGCGCAATGCCTGGTCGTTGGCGATGCCGTCGATCTTGCCGCCTGCTTGCGCGATGCGCGGAGCAAGCAGGCCGATGCGGTCGAGCATGCGCACGGCGTAGGCGTCGATCTGGCGTGCGCTCGCACCGGGTTGCGCGAGTTCGGACAGCTCGCGCCAGTTGGCACGCTGGATGCGCCGTGCGGCCCATGCCACCCCGACGGTGCGCACCAGTGCGGTGACGATGGCAGCGGCGGCGATGCCTGCGATCTGGCCGATCATCGAATTCACGAAGGTGATCATGTCCACCGCGCCGGTGTCGTACATGGCGAGCGTTCCGAAGAAGCCGCCCATGAGAATGCCCATCGCGGCCATCATGTTCTGCGGGCGCGCCATGTAGCAGCCGAGCACGAAGAACACCGGTGCGCACACGGCGACCAACATGCCGAAATCCTGCACGTTGGGCAGCATGATGAGCACGTAGAAGATCGACAGCGGCATCGACCAGATCAGGTATTTGAGAAAGCCCTTGATCGCCGGAACCGGGTTGTCCATGGTCGCAAAGAAGCTGCAGAAGATCGCCGCCATCATGACGGCGGCCGAGCCCATGGGCCAGCCGGTGAGAATCCAGAACGCGCTGCACAGGCAGATGGCGAGCACGGCTGCCAGACCCGAGAGCGCGGCCATGCCGTGGTCCAGATGCAGCGCGCGGTGGCTCAGATTGCGCAGGCGGCGCGATGCGACGGGTGCGCCGCCGATGCCCGCGTCGATGTCGTGGCGCAGGCGCACGCAGGAGTCCCATGCGTCGATGAGTTCGGTAAGCCGCGTTGCCAGCGCCACGCGCAGCAGGCGCGACAAGTTGTCCTTGCGTTCATCCCAATGCTGCAGGCCGAACGCGTGGATTTCTGCGCGCAGATCGGCCACTTGTTTTGCGCGATCGGGATCGAGCTGTTTGAAGTTCTGCGTGTCGAGCCAGTGGCTGATGCGCGCAAGAATCGCGACCACATCGGGCGCGATTTTTCCCTCTGCCTGCTCCAGCGCAACGAGCCGGTCTTCCACTGCCGAGACTGTGGGCATGAGCGAGGCGATGTGGTCCTGCATGGTGCTCACGGCACCGGCGGTCCAGCGCAGATTGGTGGTGTCGAACGGGATGTGCGTGGACAGCAGGCGAAGCTGCGTGATGTCGCCCGCGACCTTGCTGCGATCGCTGGCGAGTGTGGATTTGGGATCGGGCGAATCGGTGACCAAGAGGTCCTGAATCCAGTGCTTGGTGTGCTTCATCGCGCCATCCAGCAGGCCGAGCACGGCGGGCGCAAGGCCCTTGGGAAACACGATGCTGTGCACGACGGTGGCGCACAGAATGCCGACGATGATTTCCTCCACGCGCAGGCTGGCGTTGTCGAACAGCGTCTGCGGTGTCTGCACGTTGGGAAAGCCGATCAGCGCAGCCGTGTAGCCCGCGAGCATGAACACGTAGGACGACGGCGAGCGATCGAGCAGCGACAGATAAAGACAGCCGCCCACCCAGAGCGCAAGGGCGAGCGTGAGCAGCTCCGGTGCGTTGGCGAGCGCGGGCAGGATCAGCAGCGTGGCCGTGCAGCCCACGATGGTGCCGAGCACGCGGTACAGCGCCTTGGATCGCACGGTGCCCGCGAGCGGGCTGGCGACCACGTACGAAGTCATCATCGCCCAGAACGGACGGCTCAGGCCGAGGCGGCTGGCCACGTACAGGGCGAGCACGCCTGCGGCCACGCACTTGAGCGAAAAGAGCATTTCCGCCCGCGTGAAGCGGGGCAACGATGGGAGTTTCATGGCGGGCCGGGTCTTTTTGCTTTTATGGCTTCTTGTTCTTCAGCGGTTCGATGTCCGGCGTGACGCGGCCCATGCGATCTTCGAGTGCTGAAAAAACACGCAAACAGGCTTCGACATCGGCATCCGATGCTTTCTCGAAAAGATGGTGGCGCAGCGTGGCGAGCGCGGCTTCGATCTGGACGGTGAGCTGGCGGCCCTTGGGTGTGAGATGCAGCGTCTTGGCGCGACCATCGACCGGATCGTCGCGGCGCTCGATCAGGCCTTCACCTTCGAGATAGTCCAGAGGGCGCGTGAGCGACGGCGCCTTGATGCCGAGGATGTCGGCAATCACGCCCTGACGCAGTCCGTCGCCGTAGCGCGAGACGGCCAGCAGCGGCCAGGTCGAGGCCTCGGACAAGCCCAGATGCTCCACCGATTTGTTCGCGATCGGTACATAGCGCGCGTTGCAAAAGCCCATGCTGCGGGTGAGCTTGAGCAGCGCGTCTTCACGCGGCAGGCCTGCGTAGGCGTTGGAGGCTGGGGAATGTGGTTTTGTCATTTAGTTAGTCAGCTTATTAATTAGTATATCTGGTTGTACGAATCTATGCAGGCGCTCGGAAATAGCGTGCGGCGCAGCGGGCAGGGCGTCTGGCCATTCAATGCCGGGGGAAGGGGTTCATGGCGCGAGCGTCCTGCCCGGTCGTTAACATGGGCCTGTGAGACGAGACAGGAAAGGAGTGTTCACATGCGATTCAATGCATTTCGCCTGGCGGCCGTCGTCATCGCGTTGGGGGTGTTCGGCGCGTTGGCCGGTTGCACGAGCACAGGTTCGTCCGCCAAAAGCCCCGGCTCGCAAGCGGGCGACAGCAGCGGGGTGACCGTCTTCGGCACCATGGATGTGGGAGTGGGCGGCGTCAGATAAGCGCTGCTGTCAAAGTAAAAAATCAAAAGAGAGGGAGTGATTCGAGATGATGCGTCGTTCGCACCGCAACGCGTTGATCGCGCTGGCCGTGGCGCTGGCTGCTGCGGCCACGTGGGCGTTTCAGAATCAGGCAGTGTGGTTGCCGGGCACCACGGAGTGGGCGCAGAAGACTTGGCGTGGACTCACGCGCCCGGACGCATCGTCGCGCGGGGCCGTGGGCTCGCAACCCGCAGCCACCAGCAAAACCAAGGCAGCGTCCGATCAACCTGCGCCGCGCAGGCCGCGCAAATGCACATCGAGCGATGGCCATGTGAGCTACACCGACCAAAGCTGCCCGCCGGGAACGCAGGAGCAATGGTTTGACGATGCCAATGGCGCGGCGGTCCAGTCCGTTCCGGACTCGAAATCGTCAGCACGAAAGTGATTCCATCACTCCAGCAGCATCGGCTTGTTGCGGATGACGACGTATTGCTTGCGGAACTCCATGCCCGCATCCGGCCACAGCTTGGCGTATTCGCACAGCAGTTGCACGGCCGCCGGAAAATCATGCCCGTTCACGCGGCAATCGGCCTCGCAGTGGCCGTCCGCATCGCGTGAGGCATAGAACCGCACTCCCAGAAAATCACGGCTTTGCAGCAGATCGCTGAAGGCCGGCATGCTGTTGCTGAACAGGCAGCAGGGACAGAACGCATGCTCTTCCAGAGCGCGTGGCGGGTGCTGCTGAAAATGCGCCATCGGCCCGAGCAGAACCTGACGGCGATACACCGCTTCGTCATCGTCGGTGGCGTAGGAGACTTCAAGAATCGCGCAGTGCTCCAGCGTCGTTTGGCACGCGTCGATCAGCGTGACCAGATCCATGTTGGCCCAATTCGCAAAGCCTTTGCTGAACGCATCGTGCTGCGACGTGCCGCTGGAATGTTGGTACTCGAACAGCGGATTCGGAAAGAGCCGGGGATGGCTGACCTCGATGACCGATGTGGACTGAAAGTGATGGCGCGAGGCTTGCTCGCAAGCCATCAGAAACGGCTCCAGCCGCAGGCCGTTTGAAAGCGTGACGGACCGGCCCGAATCCGTCACCTGAAACTCCAAACGCTGGGATCGCAGGGTCTCGTGCAACACCTGCTGAAGGAAGAACGGGGCCGAGGGGTCCATCGCGTGCGCACCATTTGTGGGGTGAATATCTGCCCATGGTAGACACGCAATTGCGACAAAACGCAACCGAATTTGCGTGTAAATGCAACAGCAAATAGACACGCAAAAACCGTTAGCGCAAGCAGTGTCAACGCACTGTTTCGGACTCAGCTTTTCTTTGTCATGAATGTGCTGATGACGGGGTGGTATTGCTCACCTGCGCCACTTGCAATGGCTTGATTGAACCACTCGTCGACGATCTTCGCGCCGCGCGCATCCACGCCTGTTTCATCAGCGAGTTGCAGCGCATAGTGCAAATCTTTTTGCGCGTATTTGACCGAAAACGCACGCTCGGGAAACTCGCCCGGAAGCACGGCTTTCATGCCGTGGTTGCGCAGCGCAAAGCTGTCGGCCGAACCCTGCGTGAGCGTGTTGAACAGCACCGCCGGATCGACCCCCGCGCGCTCGCCGATGTTCTTGGCTTCGCTGAGCGCGACCACATGCTCGAACAGCATCATGTTGTTGAGGATCTTGAGCACCTGGCCGCAACCGACCGGGCCGCACAGCGCGATGTCGGCGGCGAAGGTGGCGATCAGCGGACGCACCTGCTCGAACAGTTCCGGCGTTGCTCCAACGAACACCGCCAGCGTGCCGGCTTCGGCTGCAGCGCGCGTGCGTGCGACAGGGGCATCGACGAGGTGCGCGCCCTTGCTCTCGAACTCGCTGGACAGCTCGCGCGTGGTGTTCACCGACGACGTGCTCAGATCGACCACCACCTGGCCGGCGCGTGCGTTGGCCAGCAAGCCATTGGATTCGCGGCTCAGCTTGGCGACGACTTCGCCGGAAGGCAGCGAGAGGAACACGACATCGCATTGCTGCATGACTTCGGCGGGCGAGGCCACGGCCTTCACGCCGTCGGCAGCCAGTCGCTCCAGCGGCTCTTTGGACAGATCGAATGCCAGCACGGGTGCGCCGGACTTGCGTGCGAGGTTGCGGCAGATGGGCTCGCCCATGACGCCCAGACCGATGAAGCCGATTTGCGTTGGATTGCTCATTTCAGGATTCCTTTTTGTTGTGCTTTTCGCGGCTCAGCCGAGCTGCCCCATGCCGAAATAAATGCCCTTGGGCTGTTGGTACAGACGCATGCCGTTGATGCCTTTTTCGCGGCCGATGCCGCTGTCCTTGAAGCCACCGAACGGCGTGGCGATCGAGAGCTGCTTGTAGGTGTTGATCCACACTGTGCCCGCTTCGAGCGCACGCGCCACGCGCCAGGCGCGCTGGTAGTCGCGCGTCCACACGCCGGACGCCAGACCGAAGCAGGAGTTGTTGGCCTGCTCGATCAGATCGTCTTCGTCATCGAATGGAATCATGCAGAGCACGGGGCCGAAGATTTCCTGCTGCGCGATGGCGGCGTTGTTGTCGATGCCGCCGATCAGCGTGGGCAGGTAGTACGCGCCTTTTTCCAGTTGCTTGCCATCCGGGCGAGCACCGCCCGCGAGGATGTCTGCGCCTGCGGCGCGTGCGGATTCCACCATGCTCGCTACCTTGTCGCGGTGTGCGAAGGTGGCGAGTGGGCCCATCTCGGCACCGGCCACATCGGGCAGATCAACCTTGAGCGAACGCGCCACGGCGCTCAGTTTGGCAACCACTTCGTCATACACGCCACGCTGCACAAAGGCACGCGAGCCAGCCACGCACGATTGACCGCTGCCTTCGAAAATGCCCCCGGCAAGCGCCGCCACGACTGCATCGACCGGCGCATCGTTGAACACGATGTGCGGCGACTTGCCGCCCAACTCCAGCGCGACGGGCATGAGCTTGCGCGCAGCGGTTTCCGCGATGCGGCGACCGCTTTCTGTGCCACCGGTGAACGACACCATGCGCACGCGCGGGTGCTCGACCAGCGCCGCGCCCACTTGCTGGCCGGTGCCTGGCAGCACGTTCAGAATGCCTGCGGGCAGGCCCGCTTCCTGCGCGATCTCGGCGAGCAGCAGGCCCGTGGAAGGCGTGATTTCGGATGGCTTCAGGATCACCGCATTGCCCGCAGCGAGTGCAGGCGCGACCTTCTGTGCCTCCATGGTCATCGGCGAATTCCAGGGCGTGATCGCAGCGACCACACCGTAGGGCTCGTAGACCGACATGGACAGGTAGTCACCGCGCGCGGGCGTCACTTCGGAGCCCGTGGTTTCGCACACGGCCGCGTAGTAGCGGAAGGTGGCTGCGGCGCTTTTCACCTGCACCTGGCATTCGCGCCAGACCTTGCCGTTCTCGATCATTTGCAGACGCGCCAGTTCCTCGCTGCGGCGCTCCATGCCATCGGCAATCCTGGACAGAATCGCGGCGCGCGCGGGCGGCAGCATGTTGCGCCACTTCTTGTCCCGCACGGCCTCATCGGCCACCTTCACCGCCGCGTCGGCCGCCTTGGCACCCGCCGCCGCCACTTCGTAGTTGACCTCCCCCGAGGCCGGATTCACCGACACCAAGGGCGCAACGCCCGCATCGCCGTCCACGGCCTGTCCGCCGATCCACATCTTTTTCATGGAGCTACCCGTCGTCTTGAGTTGAATTTGGTCTGTCAGATAGAACTAATGTTCTGTTTAATTCAGTTTAGACCAAGGGCGTTTGCTTGAGATTAGGGTTAATGCTAGGTGGAATGGAAATTCTGTGTATCAGAACGTCCGCGCGTTGCTGCCTTGTGCATACGTCCAGCGCATTGCGCCAGTCGCAGCGTGGACGCTCTTGAAGACGTGAGTTGCGCAAGCGACTGGAGGACCTCATCGCTTCGGCTATTCTTGGCCTTCCACATCCACAACGCAGGAGACGAGCTTGTTCAGTCACATCATGGTTGGTGTCAGCGATCTGGAGCGATCCAGGAAGTTCTACGACGCGCTTCTGGGCGCGCTCGGCATTGCGCCGGGCATGGCCAACAAGAACCGCTTTTTCTGGCGCGGATCGGGCGGCACGTTTGCGGTGAGCACGCCCATCAACGGCGAGCCCGCGAGCGCTGGCAACGGCAGCACCTTCGGCTTTGCAGCCACATCCGAGGAACAGGCCAATGCGGCGCACGCTGCCGGTCTGGTTGCAGGAGGCGTGACCTGCGAAGATCCACCGGGTTATCGCGGTGAAGGCCCGGGGCGTCTGTATCTGGCCTATCTGCGCGATCCGGATGGCAACAAGGTGTGCCTGAACTACCGTCCTCCCAAGCAGGCGTGATGATCGGCTGATCGAATACCGCAGCGCGAGCGCTGACAGGCGGCGTGGGCGATACTTCGCCACGCCGTTTTTCTTTTTCTTGCGGCGATGTGCTTGCCCGTTGCGTGCGAGATTCACGTCGTCGGTTTCCCCCTTTTTTCAGGAGCATGCGTGCAATCAGCAAGCGAGCAGTGGTTTGACGAGGCCTATTACCAGCGTTTTTATTTCGACAAGAAGACCAGCGTGATCGATGTCGA
This genomic stretch from Diaphorobacter sp. HDW4B harbors:
- a CDS encoding aldehyde dehydrogenase encodes the protein MKKMWIGGQAVDGDAGVAPLVSVNPASGEVNYEVAAAGAKAADAAVKVADEAVRDKKWRNMLPPARAAILSRIADGMERRSEELARLQMIENGKVWRECQVQVKSAAATFRYYAAVCETTGSEVTPARGDYLSMSVYEPYGVVAAITPWNSPMTMEAQKVAPALAAGNAVILKPSEITPSTGLLLAEIAQEAGLPAGILNVLPGTGQQVGAALVEHPRVRMVSFTGGTESGRRIAETAARKLMPVALELGGKSPHIVFNDAPVDAVVAALAGGIFEGSGQSCVAGSRAFVQRGVYDEVVAKLSAVARSLKVDLPDVAGAEMGPLATFAHRDKVASMVESARAAGADILAGGARPDGKQLEKGAYYLPTLIGGIDNNAAIAQQEIFGPVLCMIPFDDEDDLIEQANNSCFGLASGVWTRDYQRAWRVARALEAGTVWINTYKQLSIATPFGGFKDSGIGREKGINGMRLYQQPKGIYFGMGQLG
- a CDS encoding VOC family protein; protein product: MFSHIMVGVSDLERSRKFYDALLGALGIAPGMANKNRFFWRGSGGTFAVSTPINGEPASAGNGSTFGFAATSEEQANAAHAAGLVAGGVTCEDPPGYRGEGPGRLYLAYLRDPDGNKVCLNYRPPKQA